A stretch of DNA from Micromonospora sp. NBC_01813:
CGCAGCTGGTCCTGACCCGCTGCGACGTGGACCGGGCAGGCGCGACCGGAGTGGTGTGCCGCGACGAGGCCGAGGTCGGCATCTCCGCCGGATCGGTGCGCGGCTGTGCCGGCAACGGGATCTTCGTCACCGATCACGGTGCGGTGACACTCACCGACACCGTGCTGGGCGACTCGACGTACAGCGTGCTGCACGTCGGCGGCACCGGCCGGCTGACCGCCACCGGCGCCCTGGTGGGGCCGTCGGCGGAGCACGGGCTGCACGCCATCGGGGCAAGTAGCGTCGAGCTGACCGGCGGCTGGGTGCGCGGCTGCGGGCTCGCCGGATTGAGCACTGCCGACAGCGCCGGGGTGACGGCCACGGGCACCGTGCTGGCCGCCAACCGCAACGGGGTGGTCGTCGGCTCGGACCGGCCGGTGCGACTGACCGGATGCGTGGTCGACGCCAGCGGCCGGGCCGGCGTGCAGGTCGGCGTCGGTGCCACGGTGGAGCTGACCGACTGCCGCATCGACCGGGCCGGCACCGCCGGGATCGTTTTCGAGCAGGACAGCGGGGGCACCGTGGATCGATGCGTGGTGCGTGACGCCGAGGGCTCCGGCATCGTGGTGTGGACCGGCGCCAGCCCGCAGGTGACGGGCACGTGGTGCACGGGGGGCGCGAAGAACGCTCTGTTCGTCGCCGAGGGCGGTGGCGGCCGGTACGTCGACTGCGTCTTCACCGACAGCGCGTACCCGGCGATCCACGTCGGTGCCGGGGCGACGCCGGCCATCGTGCGGGCCCGGATCCGCGACTCCGAACTCGACGTCGATGTGGATCCGCAGGCCAAGCCGGTCTTCGAGGAGATTCGGCTGACCGAGGTGGCCAGGTCGTTGTTGCCGCCGGCCGCGCTCGCCGCCGGCGGCGAACCCGGTCTCCCGGCGGTGGCCGGCGCTTCCGTGGTCAACGAAGCCCCGATCGAGGAGGCCCGACCTACCGAGGCGGACCTGCCGGAACTGCTGGCCGAGTTGGACGCGTTGGTCGGCCTGGACCGGGTCAAGCAGGATGTGCAGGCCCAGATCAAACTCATGCAGACGGTACGCCGTCGCCGAGAGGCCGGGTTGGCCGCGCCGCCACTGAGCCGACACCTGGTCTTCGCCGGCAACCCCGGCACCGGCAAGACCACGGTGGCCCGCCTCTACGGCCGGCTGCTTGCCGCGCTGGGCATGCTGGAACGCGGCCATCTCGTCGAGGCCGACCGGACCACGATGGTTGGCGAGTACGTCGGGCACACCGGACCACGTACCCAGGCTGTCTTCCGCCGGGCACTCGGCGGCGTGCTTTTCATCGACGAGGCGTACTCGCTGGTTCCGCCCGGGCACAGCAACGACTTCGGGCAGGAAGCCATCGCCACCCTGGTCAAGCTGATGGAGGACTACCGCGACGACGTGGTGGTGATCGTGGCCGGCTA
This window harbors:
- a CDS encoding right-handed parallel beta-helix repeat-containing protein — protein: MVRLRGRRAGADPDVVRVAPGERGTAQSIAAGLRAASAGQTVLVAPGRYDEELLIDTAVRVRAERGPGTVSLVPRTPVRITAEATLTDLMLVGADSGEQLLRVEDGSAELVGCDLRGGRIEVSGQARAVLRDCRLTGARLAGLYATGGAVVLLERCVVTDVDGIGVVAGESAQTTLRDTWIDSVTGSGVRARGTARFELTRCTVVAAGRNGIRVEESATVIGLDVTVSRSGGDSVFAFGSARMELTGCRLTDSAAAGVVAADRSQLVLTRCDVDRAGATGVVCRDEAEVGISAGSVRGCAGNGIFVTDHGAVTLTDTVLGDSTYSVLHVGGTGRLTATGALVGPSAEHGLHAIGASSVELTGGWVRGCGLAGLSTADSAGVTATGTVLAANRNGVVVGSDRPVRLTGCVVDASGRAGVQVGVGATVELTDCRIDRAGTAGIVFEQDSGGTVDRCVVRDAEGSGIVVWTGASPQVTGTWCTGGAKNALFVAEGGGGRYVDCVFTDSAYPAIHVGAGATPAIVRARIRDSELDVDVDPQAKPVFEEIRLTEVARSLLPPAALAAGGEPGLPAVAGASVVNEAPIEEARPTEADLPELLAELDALVGLDRVKQDVQAQIKLMQTVRRRREAGLAAPPLSRHLVFAGNPGTGKTTVARLYGRLLAALGMLERGHLVEADRTTMVGEYVGHTGPRTQAVFRRALGGVLFIDEAYSLVPPGHSNDFGQEAIATLVKLMEDYRDDVVVIVAGYPLEMGRFVASNPGLASRFSRTLTFEDYGSSELTDIVEAQCRQHEYQLADDARIAVHDLFAATVHGHGFGNGRAARQVFQRMTEHQAQRVADLADPSTDDLLRLTAADVAAAGSVA